The following are encoded in a window of Chionomys nivalis chromosome X, mChiNiv1.1, whole genome shotgun sequence genomic DNA:
- the LOC130867829 gene encoding charged multivesicular body protein 1a produces MDDTLFQLKFTAKQLEKLAKKAEKDSKAEQAKVKKALQQKNVECARVYAENAIRKKNEGVNWLRMASRVDAVASKVQTAVTMKGVTKNMAQVTKALDKALSAMDLQKVSAVMDRFEQQVQNLDVHTSVMEDSMSSATTLTTPQEQVDSLIVQIAEENGLEVLDQLSQLPEGASAVGESSVRSQEDQLSRRLAALRN; encoded by the coding sequence ATGGACGATACCCTGTTCCAGTTGAAGTTCACAGCGAAGCAGCTAGAGAAACTGGCCAAAAAGGCAGAGAAGGACTCCAAGGCTGAGCAGGCCAAGGTGAAGAAGGCCCTTCAGCAGAAAAACGTGGAGTGTGCCCGCGTGTATGCTGAAAATGCAATCCGCAAGAAGAATGAAGGTGTAAACTGGCTCCGGATGGCGTCCCGTGTGGATGCAGTAGCATCCAAGGTACAGACAGCTGTGACCATGAAGGGGGTGACCAAGAATATGGCACAGGTGACCAAAGCTCTGGACAAGGCGCTGAGTGCCATGGATCTTCAAAAGGTGTCTGCAGTGATGGACAGGTTTGAGCAGCAGGTGCAGAACCTGGATGTGCACACGTCGGTAATGGAGGATTCTATGAGCTCTGCCACCACGCTGACCACACCTCAGGAGCAGGTCGACAGCCTCATTGTGCAGATTGCTGAGGAAAATGGCCTAGAGGTCTTAGACCAGCTCAGCCAGCTTCCAGAGGGTGCATCTGCTGTGGGTGAGAGCTCAGTGCGCAGCCAGGAGGATCAGCTGTCTCGAAGGTTGGCTGCCCTGAGGAATTAG